The following is a genomic window from Rosa rugosa unplaced genomic scaffold, drRosRugo1.1 SCAFFOLD_180, whole genome shotgun sequence.
AACAAAGGGTTGTACCAATTTTTTACAAGGTGGATCCCTCGGATGTAAGAAACCAAAGAGGTGGATTCGGCCAGGCATTGGCAAATCATGAGTGCAGATTCAAGGATAACATGAATAACGTTTTGCGATGGAGAGAAGCTCTCATCAAAGCAGCACAGTTGAGCGGGTGGATTTTCTCGGACGAGTAATTTTCTGActacttaattaattatttttgttttttttttttggtcacactactttttttttttttttttagggcaacggAAAACTAATCCATTGATAGAAATCAtgacgacctcactcggtcaagcatgaagggtacaaacacccctcatattacaatgcaTGCTCATAAGAGTACTAATtaaaaccaaaaggaaatcCAAAAAACTAAAGTTCCAAAAAGAAAACTACTAGCCAAAGCAATAAAAAACTACGAAAACTACGAAGACCTACGCCATCTAGCGTGGGACACTTCCTCGATCactttgacgcctaagacccttcTGGTGTACGTCGCCATCACCGAGCAAGACACATCACACCCTAGATGACCCAGGAATCACCTCCTACCCAGACTAGGAAATGGGCACTGAATCCTGCCCATCCTGCACCCATGTATACCATCAGCCCCTTCAGCAACAGACCCCGACACCATGGCCTCAGAACCACCACAAATAGACGCTGCCTTCGAAGTTTTTACCTTGTTGCGCTGTCCCTGAGGCCTACCCTTCTTCTTGTAGACCTTGGGAGCCTGAGTCACCATCACTTCAACCAGACCTTCCGGAGAAAGTTCGAAACCAAGATTTTCTGGCTGCAGGTTAGCCGGAACAAGAGCCAAGCTATGTTTAGCGCGCTTGCCATCCTCTATAGCCTCCTCCTCCCTGGGACGACGTACCCCTACCACCGGTGTAGAAGCAGAAGTGCCCTCAGTCCCAGAGCTCGTCACAAGTTCCGGAAGCGACCGAATATGCACGGATTTCTTCTTCATCAAGTTAGGAACCCTGAAAGCAGAGAGAAGCGAAGGAGAAATAGTTGGTTGGGTGTTTGCCCTAAAGACAATGGCTGGAATGATCGACCCCGTCGCCGGCTGTGACCCCGCCTCCACCACAGTATCAGTCTCCGATTCCTCCTCCCTAGGGCATCGCTGCCCGCCATGATTGAGTAGAGAGCAAGAGCGACACCGACCTAGGAACCTTTCATACTTAAAACGATCGAAGGGTTAGGACGTCAATaggagaaaccctaaccctacgGTCCAGCCTTACCGGATCGTTGATGGAGAGAACAAGCCGGACACGAGCTTCACCCCTGCGCAGCGCCAACCGGTCCACCTCCAAAACCTCTCCAATCGTCCCCCCAACCAACCGGACGGTAGGTTCCTTCAAAATACCCAGAGGGATGCCCTGCAGTGTAACCCAGATCCAAACAAAATCCAGCTTCACGACAGAGATCTCTGAGAAGCCATCATAGTCGTTCAGAAGGATCATAGCGCGCTGAAAGCCCCACGGGCCACCCTTCTTCACACGAGTAACATCCCTTTCATGAGTGAACGTAAACAGAAACCGTTCACCCCGTGGTTGGACCTCCACTGTCCCCGACAGCCTCCAATCGACCGCACAGCACTCCGGAAAGACTCCATCACCACTGCCCTACAAGTGTTCAATCTGCCCACCAAGTAAAAGTTGCGAGCCAAAAATTCCTTCCCCGGAACCCTAAGATTCCCCAAGTCCACTggttcttctccttctctgaGCGACAGTTTTGTCGCTAGCCTGGCCGTCAGGGATGCGATAGCAGCAACCATGAAATTGGGTCGCCGCACAACTCGAAAATActcaaaaaccctaaccctagcagagagagagagagggggagcaAAAGTCGCAGTATTATAAGTTATCTAGATACTTGATTGGTCACACTACTTAATTAATTTTTGATTCTAAGGTTTAATTACATGATTTGAAAACACAATTAAAATAGTAGAAAACAATTATAATCCATATTAATTAggagggaaaaattcaccaacggtgtctggacacttaggggactttcagaatgatacctgaacttacaaagttatcaatgtgatacctggactcattttttcgtatcaacgtcgtacctatgaccaatttccgtaacggctccgtgacagaaattggccgtaggtatcacattgatacgaaaaaatgagtccagataccacattgataactttgtaagttcaggtatcattctgaaagtccctaagtgtccagacaccgttggtgtcttttcccaattttgcacgtgagtcacttaatgaagacaaaaggaccgatataccctcaaattctttctttcttttcttttctttttttctttattcttttttctttctttctttctttctttctttctttctttctttcttcttcttcttttctggtttcttcttccccttatttgaatcatcaagattcaaatcatcttgctcgtccgattcccaccgccgatcgccgatcaaacaccgccgttgcgtctgaatccaccttcatgcaccacaaatgtttctggttcccccaacttcaaatcctatagcaaattgaaattgtgcattaaggcttcaccgctcactccgagtttaTCCCCGCCgtcgtcgccaatgacttgaccacaacaacctccaccaccgcacaacaacgtcgtcctccgctgcttctcgattgggtttggggataaggactgcttcttcctccaccactagcgaaatcgtggaggctcaaggccacattctaaggaccaccggccggaaggaccgccacagcaaggtttgcaccaccaaaggccccagggaccgcagcatcaggctcgtcgcccacaccgccattcaattctacgacatgcaggactggcttggatacgaccagcctagcaaggttGTCGATTGGCTAATTaagaaagccaaggccgaaatcaacgagctcgactagctgccaccgtggaacccaaactaaatttatgttcatacaacattttctccgacgatgccgatatccgccgcgcaggacacgcagaacgtgagcctcaatttctcgatggtggaggctccgagttctttgtctactaatcggcgaggcacaatggtgggtagcagcggagtggcgaagctggtgaataagaacagctcgaattttttgcaggtgaggatggtgtggaggccgaagttgttaatctttgtctgcctaaaattgcctctgatcgaagttgggctagaggccgaagttgtcggctaaaccgatgaaattgcaggtgaggatggtgtggaggtggtgttgcatgtcgggaacgaaggagaggatggaggggtgggattggagctgtgatttgagagtggagggctggcggggtctgagtttctgatcaatggtgtataaaagggggtcggaggagagaacgagagtggtggtggtcaagtcattggcggtggcggcggggatgaactcggagtgagcggtgaagcctcaatgcacaatttcaatttgatataggatttgaagttgggggaaccagaaacatctgtggtgcatgaaggtggattgagacgcaacggcggtgtttgatcggcgatcggcggtgggaatcggacgagcaagatgatttgaatcttgatgattcaaatcaggggaagaagaaaccaaaaagaagaagaagaaagaaagaaagaaagaaagaaagaagaataaaaaaagaaaagaaaagaaaagaaagaatttgagggtaaatcggtcattttgtcttcattaagtgactcacgtgcatcgcacgtgcaaaattagGAAaagttcaccaacggtgtctggacacttagggactttcagaatgatacctgaacttacaaagttatcaatgtgatacctggactcattttttcgtatcaatgtgatacctacggccaatttccgtcacggagccgttacggaaattggtcataggtacgatgttgatacgaaaaaatgagtccaggtatcacattgataactttgtaagttcaggtatcattctgaaagtcccctaagtgtccagacaccgttggtgaatttttccctaattAGGATGATGTTAGAGATTACTATCTGACATATAGGAATACATTCTGTCAACGTTTATGTTTTAGAACCAACTCGTGCTCTAGTAATATCTCTCTTTACTGAGTTGCATGAGGTCACACTTTCACATTGCACTCTCTTAGTCTCTTTTGATGAAAAATATAGATGTCTTTTAAACTAGATCTtgaactttatttataattttaagtGATTAATTTCTTGCATGTCTTAAAAATTAAGACACCTCAACTCTAGTATATATATTGAACAGGATgctccgaaaaaaaaaaaaaatcttccaaTAAGTTGAATGTTTCGTATTTAACCTTGCAGGTATGAATctactttcattcataaaattGTCGAAGATATTTCAGTACAAGTTTTTAAAGGCAACACATACTTGAATGTGGCAAAGTACCCAATTGGAATAGATTCTCGGGTACGATTCTCTTTTAGGACTTGAAGAAAGTGATGTTCGCATGGTTGGTATATGTGGGAATGGCGGAATAGGCAAGACCACGGTTGCTAAAGCTGTGTATAATTCAATCGTCCAAAACTTTGAAGGTAGTTGTTTTGTGGCAACTGTTGGAGAAATTTCAAAGGCACCGGGAGGTCTAGTCCAACTACAAAAGACTGTTCTTTCTGAGATTCTAGGGGAAAAAGATTTGGAGGTGACAAATGTTGACAAAGGAATCAATATGATAAAGAGAAGGTTGAGAGAAAAAAGGGTTCTCATAATTCTCGATGATGTTAATCAACTGGACCAGTTAAACAATTTGGCTGGAGGGTCTGATTGGTTCGGACGGGGCAGTAGAATTATCATAACATCAAGAGATAAGCATTTGCTAGTGGCTCATCAAGTTGACCGAATATATGAAGTCGAGGGATTAAATGATGATGAAGCTTTACAGCTCTTTAGTTGGAATGCCTCCCCAAAAAGTAGACTTTCATCTGATTATGAGGAACTGGCAGATAAAGCAGTACACTATGCTCAAGGGCATCCATTAGCTCTCGTGCTTTTGGGTTCACTTCTTTGTGGTAAACATTTGGATCAGTGGCAAACAGTCTTATCAGTGTTAGATAATAAGAAAAGAGTTTCTAACAAGAAGATTTTAGAGGATCTGAAAATAACTTACATTGCATTACAAGAATGGAAAACTGTGTTGGGTGTACTAGATAGCTATAAAAGAGTTCCTAGCATAAAGATTGAAGATCCGATGTTTGAAGAACTCTTGCAAAACCCTCTTTTAAATATTGAAGAAACTCGCATTTGGATGCCTGACTTGATGAAAAAAGTAATGGATGAAGAGCCTCACAACTATAGAATGgtgagagtgtgtgtgtgtgtgtttttttctGCTAGATATGTTGAAATTTTAATCTAATGCATAACCTTTTCCTTTTGTACGCCACTTCAACCGCGTGGATATTTTTACTCACCAATGTTGGTCTAGAGATTTCTTCAGCTATGTTTGATCAATTTTCCTCCGCAAGTAATAAGCCCCATTCTGCACTAATTAGCATGGTGTTGGCTATTTTGGCTGTGATCATTTCCATCTGGAGCTCATTCACAAGGGTATAAAGGAGAAAGTGAAATATAGGAGGCAACTGGGAATGTTTGGGTGGTTTTATTCACATTCCGGTACCGGTAACAAAATCTTTGGTAGTGTACCTGACATGTGTGGTTTACTTGGTGGCATCTCTCAATGGGTTTACTCAACAGTTCAGTATGTTTGCATCCTTCGGCATATTGAGAATCCTTACAAAATATACCTCTGGCCTATCATATTCCTCTTATGCTTCGGTGCTTCGATCAAGGTTACACTGGAACCAAAGAAACAAGACCAAAAAATTGAAACAATAGAGGAGTTTATTGCCCTGCATGAACTTCTCGATGCCAGGTTCCTACTGAAGACTAGTTGATTTGGCAGGCATCCGAGCTGGAAGTACGTTTATTTCATGTGCCAAGATTGTTTGTTGTTTAAGTTATGCTCAGTATCGACTTTTCTTTTTGCCAATGTTCAATCATAAGTATGCTCTTACACAAATGCATGATGTTTATGCCAGCAAGCTAGAAGCAAGCGTGTCAGGTTGCAGTATTTTTCCTTCTGTGCTGGTTTGGTTTAGTAT
Proteins encoded in this region:
- the LOC133724222 gene encoding disease resistance protein RPV1-like codes for the protein MDPITIPSVFSSFPALPHYEVYLSFRGEDTGKTFTDHLYSSLVQKGIKTFRDDEVLTRRGEDIPLRIMKAIEESRISVIIFSENYASSTFCLDELVYVLECKERGQQRVVPIFYKVDPSDVRNQRGGFGQALANHECRFKDNMNNVLRWREALIKAAQLSGWIFSDEYESTFIHKIVEDISVQVFKGNTYLNVAKYPIGIDSRVRFSFRT